GCTGAAGAGCCTTTTTACCGCCGAGAGCTTGCCTCAAACAATCGTCACCACCTTGGTGGAATCCGTTCAGGTCGCTGTCGAACAGCAAGCGAGCGACGATGGCAAGCACCTCGTCGAGGAGTGTCGCAAGCACTGGGAAACCGTTAGACCGCGCGTGAAAGACCGGCTGGCGATCACTCTGGGTGACTTCGAGAAGGAAACCGGTGGTTTCGGGGCTACCCGCGAGCGCTTCATCAAACGCATGGGACGTGCCGCCAAGCAGGCGGTGGTCAATTTGAAAATCCGGGGAGGCCTCGATATGCAGCTTTCCGAGCGCCGGGCTGGCCTGAAGGTCTGGCTCTATGTCTGCCTGCTGCTGCTGCTCTCCGCCGGACTAACAGGGGCATTAAAAATCGGCCCCTACCCATACCTTCCCTTGGGCCTTCTTGCTGGCGCCATTACCACCATGGTGGTCTTTACCTTCCAATCCCGCCACACGCGCAAAGAGATCATCGACGCATTCTCGGAAAAACTCGACGACTCACGAGGTCCCTTTGCAGACGCCCTTGGCAGCGACTACCGGGATGGCGTGCGTGATTTTTACATCGAATACGGCAACCTGCTTGAGAGCGTCCGGCGCCATATCGCCGATGCCAAACTCGAACTCCAGCCAAACCTCGAACAGTGGAACAGCCTGTTTCTCGAATTAAAGGAAATCGAGCAAGAGCTCTAACTGCCATGCCAAATTCATGAGAAAACGAGGAAGAGAAGGTGAGGCGCGTGATAATAAACACGTGCGGGGCAACAGGCCCGACAAATCAAACAAGTCGCGCACTGAAGAGGATCTCTACGCGCTGATCAGCGCACAAGAGGCACCTCTCTTGCTGGTTCTCGACTGTGTCCAGGACCCTCACAACCTGGGTGCCATACTGAGAACCGCCGATGGCGCAGGTGTCACGGCCGTGGTAGCCCCCAAAGACAAATCCGCCGGCATCACCGACACCGTCCGCCGCATATCCGTGGGCGCGGCCGACACGGTCCCGTTTTTCCAGGTCACCAATCTTTCCCGCACCATGAAACAACTGCAAAAAGCAGGTGTCTGGCTCGTCGGCACCAGCGATGCAGGTGAGGGGACTCTTTACGAAACCGATCTCAAAGGCCCCATCGGCATCGTCATGGGCGCCGAGGGCACCGGCATGCGCCGCCTCACCGAGGACAACTGCGATTTCCTCATCAAAATCCCCATGGCCGGCAAAGTCGAATGCCTCAACGTCAGCGTAGCCACCGCCGTCTGCCTCTACGAGGCGGTCAGGCAGAGGCTGGTTCCTAGCACATAGGCTAAACGTTCAGATCTGCTAGTAGGATAGGGAGGCGGTGATCGGTGAATCCGTGTGCCGTGCTCGATATTTCAAATTTCAAATGCGTCAGTCGTAAGTCCTAGACCATGGGTACAAACTTCACTGCCATGTGTTCGGTTATTTCTATATTTTCGTCGGCTGCTTTTTGGTAGCTTGTGAGTGTTTGCTGTAGCCCGCCGTGTGAGACGGGCAGGACCATGCGTCCGCCGGGTTTGAGCTGTTTGAGTAATTTTTCCGGGACGTGTTTGGGGCACAGGAAACGAGAATGGCGTCGAATTGTCGCTTCTTCGGCCACCCCAGACAGCCATCGTTCAGGCGGGCGTCGATGTTGGTGATGCCGAGGGTCTCAAAATTTCTGGCGGCCATTGCCGCCAGTTCGGGGATACATTCCAGTGTGCAAACCTGTCTGGCGATCGAGGCGATGACCGCAGCCATGTAGCCACAGCCGGTACCAATATCCAGCACCACAGATTCCGGCGTGATGCGCGCCAACTCGACCATGGTTGCCACGATGTAGGGCTGTGAAATGGTTTGGCCGTAGCCGATCGGTAGCGGGCGGTCATCATAGGCATGCTCCTTCAGATCCGATGGCACGAATTGCTCGCGTGGCACCTGGGCCATGGCCTCAAGCACGTGAGGCTCACGGACTCCTCGCGCTATCAAATGCCAGCGCAGCATGGTTTCGACCTCTGTCTTCACAGTTGTAAGAATAACACGGGATCACCGTCTTGTCGTTGAGATTTACCCCCGTCATGGATTGATTCCTATTTCGATTATCGCGGTAGGGGCGTTGCTCCGCTAACGACCGCAGCGATGAATGAAGTTTGGGTGCC
The Akkermansiaceae bacterium DNA segment above includes these coding regions:
- the rlmB gene encoding 23S rRNA (guanosine(2251)-2'-O)-methyltransferase RlmB, yielding MRKRGREGEARDNKHVRGNRPDKSNKSRTEEDLYALISAQEAPLLLVLDCVQDPHNLGAILRTADGAGVTAVVAPKDKSAGITDTVRRISVGAADTVPFFQVTNLSRTMKQLQKAGVWLVGTSDAGEGTLYETDLKGPIGIVMGAEGTGMRRLTEDNCDFLIKIPMAGKVECLNVSVATAVCLYEAVRQRLVPST